TCTGATGAAGGTGAGGAGACCAAGACAGAAGGAGGAGAGGATAAGGTACAACCAGAGGCGGATCCTCCAAAAGTGGCCGAAACCAAGCCGAAAGAGCCAGAGCTGCCTTTGTTCTTTGGCTGGTTCCTGCTTCCAGAGGAAGAGGAACGAATTAAGTGTGCAACCATGGATTTTCTCAAGACGCTGGACACTTTAGAGGCCTTCAAAGAACACATCAGCGAATGTGAGTGGATTGTGTAAACAAATAGACTTGTGGTTCTCCTCACAGTTGGTGTGTTTGTAGTGCTGATTTTTTTCATCttcaattttttttcagttactggTGAGGCGGAGAAAGCAGTGGATCTTGAGCAGTATTTCCAGAACCCACTGCGTCTCCACTGCACTACAAAGTTCTGTGATTATGGGAAAACGGAGGGGGCTAAAGAGTATGCAGAGCTACAGGTTAGTTTTCCACACAAGCCAATTTCTTAGATGTGTCATAACATGTAGTGCAAATATATGTGCTCAGATCTGTTTTGGAATAAGATCCCTGCTTGATTATAATACAATAATTGCAGTCAATAACTAATATTCTGGCAAAAATGTCTTCTTCttatataagatatataaaatatatcttaCTTTCCAgtgtaaaatattacataatggtatgtaattttacagttgaaaACCAGTCATCATTATATTGATATTCAGAACaatacttataattgaatattacCAATATCTGCCAGTACTTTATAGTATCTAATATGTTATATTCACTGAAATTTTGTTAGTGATGCTTGGCAAATTTTTCCTTTAAGTGTCTGAAATGTGCTATATtaataacactttacaattaaattaaacaatcaaTGATCATTAACTTacgataaacatttttttatagcctgaaaaaaatcttaaatggCTTTATAATTATCATCTTCTGTTAATTTTTAGCTTTTTGTCTATTCTTtatcttgtttttaatgtttatttacctTTTGTAGCTGATTTGACCCTTTTCTTGCCATGCTGACATAACCAAATACAAATGATGGCAATAATctgttttaatgttaattaattattgtttgttaattataaatgttcatttataaaaCATGAAATGTTAGTCTATTAGCATATGTGGAAACTAACATGAACCtacaataaataatcaataataaatattaataaactactttattttgcacaatttaaaaatatatatgaatgaaatttcaagacaatattttttttaaacagtgcagAGAGAAGCAGAAATCCCATAAGGGCTTATTTAAAGCCACCacctaaatattaaattataaagagAACTAAATCAAAGTGTGGAAATTAACATAATGACAtccaacaaacacaaacatatatatatatatatatatatatatatatatatatgataacaaatcaataataaaaaaaaaatgtgaatgtagattaataaatgcttaaatTGTTTATTGGTAGTTCATGAGACCTAATATGTTaacaaaaccaaaatattaatacagtacGTATTTGGCTATATTTTGTTTTCCAGGTGGTCAAGGAATCACTTGCCAAATCTGATGAGCTTTCCGTCACTGCTCTCATAGTGACCCCTCGTACATTTGGGGCCCGTGTGGCTTTGACGGAAACCCAGATGAAGCTGTGGCCCGAAGGAGCGGATAAAGAAGGGGTCGCCCCTGCCCTCTTGCCCAGTGTAGAGGCTCTTCCAGCAGGTAGCCGTGCCCACGTCACTTTAGGCTGCTCTGCAGGCGTGGAGGCGGTTCAGACCGGTTTGGATTTGCTGGAGATCCTGGCTCTGCAGAAAGAGGGCAAGGAGGGAACCCAGGTCGAGATGGACTTGGGTACTTTGTCCTACCTGAGCGAGGGCCGCTGGTTCCTCACCCTGAGGGAACCGATTACTGCAGACACCAACTTCTCTAGCTTCTCTGAGGACAAGCCCACCACCAGCGACCAGGGAAAAAAGGatggagaaaagaaaaagaaaaagtgcaccaTTCTGTGAGCGAAAGtggggaggaggaggagcagagaggggGGAACGAGGAGACATTTTTCCTAAGGGCTCCGTCCCTCAATTGGCTGAGGATGATGTTGTGATTTTGCATGTGTGTAGGTGGATTGTGTGTATGTTTCGCAGCTTTAGTGTGTGCACAGGGATGGCTTGGGATGATTTAGCAGGTAGTGTGAGACCAGACATTCCAAAGTGGCCTGCTGGCTCCCGGCTGTCTCTTAGCTGGTGCCTTTTTTCCTTTTGCCTGGCAACACAAGCTCAGAGGCCTTAGTATCTGCCTTAAGGTCATGGATCACTCTGCTGGAAAGTTCACTCTGCGTTAGGTGCTAGTTTGCATGGCTTTTTGGCTGCCACACCATCCCTGTTCCCTTTACACAGGTACATTCACGATCGGTCTTCCTCACACTTGACACTTAGATTTAGCACAACTTTACTGGTTTGATTAACTGATTTATACTCCGTTCCAGTTCAGTTCTTGTTGATTAGTTTAGGTGCAGAGTTTCAAATTCcatttgaagctgtatttttaaaaGGTTTGCCTTCTAGATTCACATTTAGATCTTAAATTTCATGAAATGGGACGTTTTGATCCTTCATCAGAGGAAGTTTTGGTATAGAGTATAAATTTGttagtttagtttgtttttttgggCGGGGTCCCTCTCTTTCTTCAGCCTTTGTGGAGCTGATAATTTCCAAGAATTCATGCTGCACTGCTGTTGTTATAATCTTACCGATAGtgatctgttgtgtgtgtgtgtgtgtgtgtgtgtgtgtgtgtgtgtgtttgcatgccttt
The sequence above is a segment of the Carassius carassius chromosome 9, fCarCar2.1, whole genome shotgun sequence genome. Coding sequences within it:
- the LOC132149048 gene encoding 2',3'-cyclic-nucleotide 3'-phosphodiesterase-like translates to MEADQNQEVPETVAETQEVAVQQEEKSEPRSEEVAPSEPADPPKAAPEPEKTPETEHPAGELPEMEKTTGSEVPPAKPSEPEVALEKSPEETPAAESSEKPPEPEQQKSSADPQVQVNSEPEKQEQEAVKEVEPKKEEESAKEVESKPTAVNEAKPKESDEGEETKTEGGEDKVQPEADPPKVAETKPKEPELPLFFGWFLLPEEEERIKCATMDFLKTLDTLEAFKEHISEFTGEAEKAVDLEQYFQNPLRLHCTTKFCDYGKTEGAKEYAELQVVKESLAKSDELSVTALIVTPRTFGARVALTETQMKLWPEGADKEGVAPALLPSVEALPAGSRAHVTLGCSAGVEAVQTGLDLLEILALQKEGKEGTQVEMDLGTLSYLSEGRWFLTLREPITADTNFSSFSEDKPTTSDQGKKDGEKKKKKCTIL